TCGACGCAAGTCTTGCACGTATGACGCTTTCAGCCGCAGCTTTTTCGAGGCCGGCGTCGGCCTACAACCGCGTGCAGCGACGCGAGCAGGGTCCCGATGTCAAGTGGTTTTGAAAGGAATGCGCTTGCACCGGCGTTCTTGGCGGCGCTCGCGTGATCGTTGGCGGCCAGCTTTCCACCGCTCAGCCGGTACTTGGTCACGCTGCTCACCACGATGACGGCGAGGTTGGGCCTGCTCTCTCGAAGCTCACCCGTGAGACGTACCCCGTCGATGTCCGGGAGCGTGTAATCCACGACTGCGGCATCAACGTCGTTGAGGGTGCAAATCGCGAGCGCGGTGGCGCCGTCGCGAGCCTCTGACACCTCATAGCCCTCGACCTGCAGCAACTCCGCCAGCGCCTGTCGCGAGCCCCGGTGATCGTCCACGACGAGGATGTGTCTGGTCATGACATCCAGCCGATCTGCAGGACACCACAAGCTGTCGTGTGTCGGATGTCTCGCACCCTCAATCTGTGATCGCTCGACCCAGTGTCAAGACCCAGTGTCAAGGTGGGCGATGCCGCGCTGCGCCATGTCGGGTCTGGAGTCTCGGGACGGGCACCGAGGGACCTAATCCGGCTGGGTGCACAAGCGCGTGAA
The nucleotide sequence above comes from Pseudomonadota bacterium. Encoded proteins:
- a CDS encoding response regulator yields the protein MTRHILVVDDHRGSRQALAELLQVEGYEVSEARDGATALAICTLNDVDAAVVDYTLPDIDGVRLTGELRESRPNLAVIVVSSVTKYRLSGGKLAANDHASAAKNAGASAFLSKPLDIGTLLASLHAVVGRRRPRKSCG